Genomic segment of Syntrophomonadaceae bacterium:
GTGGCTGCGGCGTAATGGATACCGCTGCTGTCATCCGGGCCAACGAGCTGTGCAACATTTACGGAATGGACACCATTTCCGCCGGTTCTCTTATTCAATGGGCGATGGAGTGCTTTGAAAAGGGTGTGATCGGACCGGAGGACCTGGGTGGGAAGGAATTGCGCTGGGGCGACGGGGGAGCCGTCGCCGAAATGGTGAAACAGATTGCTTACCGCGAGGGCTTTGGCGATGTGTTGGCCGAGGGGGTTAAGCGGGCGGCAGAGCTGGTCGGCGGGGAGAGCTATAAGTGGGCCGTTCAAGCAAAGGGTCTGGAGCAGTCCCGGGTGGATACCCGTTCCGCCAAGTCCTACGCTCTGGCCTTTGCTGTTAACCCGCGGGGTGCGGACCACCTGCATACGGAAACCTTCGCTGAATTTGGTCTCAGCCCAGAGGCCCGGGCTGTAATTAAAAAAATCACCGGCGACGAAAAATATGCCAATCCTTATATCACTGAGAAGCGGGGGGAAATCGTGCGCTGGCATGAAGACTGTTTCGCAGTGACGGATGCTTTGGGCTTCTGCGCTTTTTCCACCACCGCCCTCTATGGCATCACTCCGAAAATTATGGCCGACCTGTTCTCGGCGGCTACCGGATACGACATTTCGGAAGAGGAAATCATGCACGCCGGCCGGCGCATTGTGACCCTGGAGAAGTGTTTCAATACCAGGCTGGGAGCTGACAGAAAGGACGATACCCTACCCTGGCGGCTGATGCATGAGCCAAGCCCGGACAGAAAGGACCCTACCGCCATCAATTCCCAGGCCGAACTGGACCGGATGCTGGACGAGTACTATACCCTCCATGGCTGGAACCGAGAAACCAGCTGGCCGGCCAGGACCACCCTTGTTAACCTGCAACTGGCTGATGTGGCTGCCGAGCTGGAGGCCGCCGGCAAGCTCGGCCAGGAATAGCAGCACTGAAAAACCGGTTGGCGGAGTGAGGGTCAATATCGAATATCAGGAAACAAGGGCGGGATAACAAATGATCAGAGTTACACTTAGGGTTGGCGGCGGGCTGGGGGGCATCCTCCGCGTCGAATCTTCCGATCACGTCCTGCCCGATGGGACCAGACTGCAGTCGGTGATGGAAATGCTACACCGGAAGCTGGGCGACGAGGTCTTGAGTCCGTCGGTGCTGGCGGCGGTAAACGGCCGGCGGGTAGGGGAAGAGGAGCGGGCGGACTGGATTTTGCTTGACGGTGACGTAGTTTCGGTAATCAAGGCCCTGGCTGGCGGCTAGCCGCCAGAGGAAAAGGAGACCAAAGCCCAACTGAAGCTGCTCTGAAGACGCTAAGCCTGCAGATGATAAAATTAAATATCAAGGAAGGAGGGAGCGACTAGCAAGTTAAGAACCGTCCCCGACTTGCTAAAGAACCGTCCCCGACTTGCTACCACTTGCTAGGAGGTATAAAATGATTAAGGTTTTAGGTATTAATGGCAGTCCCCGGAAGGGAAACAGCCAGTATCTATTGGAAAAAGCCCTGGCGGCTGCCGGTCAGGTGGCGCCGGGGGAGGTGGAGGTAGATCTGTATTCGATCAGGGGCAAGAAATATGGCCCTTGTATTTCTTGCTTCAAATGCGGCGAACTAAGCGGCGAGTGTATCATCAAAGATGATTTTCAGGAGCTCAGGGAGAAATGGGTGCTGGCGGATGTAATTATCTATTCAGTTCCGGTTTACCATATGGGGATCCCGGCCCAGCTCAAGGCCTTCATCGACCGGCTGGGCAACAGTTTATTCGGCCGTTATGCCGAACTTTTTCCGGGTGAAAGCAAGCTGCCTAAAAGTTTAAAGGTTGTCGGCTCCATTGCCCAGGGCGCTCACCTGTTTTCCGGGCAGGAACATGCCATTACAGATTTGATCAACCACGCCATCATCATGGGCTGCATCCCTGTCAGCGGCGATTTATGGGAGGCTTATATCGGGGCCGGGGCCTGGACCTATAACGAGATTGAACGCAATGTGCTGGAACAGCGGGAAGGGGACGGCAGCCTGGATACCCGCGTGGCCCTGCGGGGTGCGGAAAGCATTGGCCGCCGCGCAACGGAGCTGGCCTTTATATTAAAGGCGGGCGGGCAAGCCAATGCCGGCCGGTTAGGAAAAGACCCCATTTACCAGCCA
This window contains:
- a CDS encoding flavodoxin family protein — encoded protein: MIKVLGINGSPRKGNSQYLLEKALAAAGQVAPGEVEVDLYSIRGKKYGPCISCFKCGELSGECIIKDDFQELREKWVLADVIIYSVPVYHMGIPAQLKAFIDRLGNSLFGRYAELFPGESKLPKSLKVVGSIAQGAHLFSGQEHAITDLINHAIIMGCIPVSGDLWEAYIGAGAWTYNEIERNVLEQREGDGSLDTRVALRGAESIGRRATELAFILKAGGQANAGRLGKDPIYQPFLHRVQS
- a CDS encoding MoaD/ThiS family protein, which encodes MIRVTLRVGGGLGGILRVESSDHVLPDGTRLQSVMEMLHRKLGDEVLSPSVLAAVNGRRVGEEERADWILLDGDVVSVIKALAGG